GGGTGTTTCGTAGTTGAGTGTCTTCCTGGGCCGCTCGTTCAGCTGCCTTGCCACCTCATCGAGCTTCTCCTGTGGATACGCCGAGAGGTCTAAGCCTTTCGGAAAATACTGCCTCAAGAGTCCGTTGGTGTTTTCGTTCGAGCCGCGTTGCCAAGGATGGTGAGGATCGCAAAAATATACCTGGATATGGGTGTCCAGAGTGAAGCGCTTATGGTCAGCCATTTCCTTCCCGCGGTCCCAGGTCAACGATTTATAGAGCTCCTGTGGCAGTTTACGCGCATTGCTGATGAGTGCGTCGATCACCGATGCGGTATCTTTGCCGGCCACTTTTACCAGCATGACGTAGCGTGTCTGACGTTCGACAAGTGTAGCGATCTGGCTGTTGTGGCTACCGAACAGCAGATCGCCTTCCCAGTGCCCGGGTAGCGCGCGATCCTCGACAGCAGCGGGACGCTCGCTGATCGAAACGGTGTCAACGATCCTGCCGTGGTTGTCGGTTTTTTGCGTGTGATGGCGGGAGCGACGCATGTTCCGGCTGCGCCGCAAGTGCTCCAGCAATTCCTTTTTCAGGGCGCCACGGGCCTGAATATAGAGGCTACGGTAGATGGTTTCGTGTGACACCTGGCAGTCCTCGTCACTCGGGTACACCTGCTTTAGCCAGCCGGCTATTTGCTCGGGCGACCAGTGCAGCTGGAGTTTGCCGGCGACGATGTCAGCCAGCGCTCGATTCACCACCAGCTTACACGGCTTGGGACGCCGCGCTCGATCCCAGGCACGTTGGTCGGCCTGGTTTGCGCGATATCCTTCCAGACCGCCATTTCGCTTCATCTCGCGAGACACTGTCGAAGGTGATCTGCCGAGCGACGCGGCGATCGAGCGGATGGAACAGCCTGCTACGACCGAGCGGGATATTTCTTCGCGCTCGGCCGCCGTTAGCGCCAAGCGTGAGCGACATCGTTGTGCTGGACATATTCCACCTGTTTCGGCCAGAATCCGCATGACTGACGAGTGGTTTCGGTCAAACAGCTGGGCAATCTTTTGAAGCGCATCGCCCTGGCGCCATCGCTCCCACATCAGTGCCTTCTGATTATCTGAGTAATAGATGCGAGGTTTCCGTTTCATGTGAACACTCCTCCATAAGTCTTAGAGTGTTGCGTTCACCGGTTGAATCCACAGTCGGATCCGGTCCTTCGTGACAGTCTGCGATTTTTTGGCCGTGATGACTGCTATGCCGAGCTTAGCGGCCGAGTTCGGCCAAGAGCGGTCATTCGCACCCGTCAATGTCGACACACTTTGGTTGTCCGAAACTATACTGTGTAGTGAGCCATAACGAATACTGGGGATAAGGTGTTGTCAAAATTGATGATTCTGGCAGGAGCTTTTTTGGTGGGCCTTGGAGGTATTTACATTGGGCACCGAATTGAGGGTGAAATGTCTATGATCGCGATTGTTGCATTCGCTATCGGCATTATTTGGTTGTCGCAGGCGCCTGTAGTTGCATTGCGCGAACGCGTACAGGAATTAGAGTCGAAGTTGGGCGGCAGTTCGTCAGTTGACAATGCATAACCGTCCGCTTTGGGGCCAGGCTGTGTAAAAACGTGAGATCCGCGTGTTTTCAGGGGTCGCTTCACCATTTCCGGCATCGAGAAAACGCCATGGCGCGCGTTTTAAGTGGTCGCGTGCCGTCGGCATGGCGGCGACTTCGCGTTTTTACACAGCCTGGGGCGGTTCCTGCCCTTCGTGACCGTCCGAGACTTTTTTGTCCTAGCAAGATTCTAAGCTGAGCTGAACGGCCGGCTTCGGCCAACAGCGGACGTTCATACAGAAGCAGGCACTGTCAAACTATGAAAGGAAATCGGGTGATAAACATTGCTTATTCGGCTGTAAAAGTCCTGATTCTTGCTAGTGTCGGGTCCGTGTTCGCACCGATTAATGCGGGGGCTAGCGACAAGAGTACTCCGGTCGAGACCACTGCCGAAGCAGCCGGAAACGTTAGGAAGATCTGCGACCGCCCTGAGTACCCTGAACACGAGCTTAAGCAGAATCATCAAGGGGTAACCGGGCTTCGGTTCCTTGTAGGCACGGACGGCTATGTGAAACGGGCAGTAATCCACAAATCATCCGGTTACCCAGCACTGGATGAGGCTGCGCTCGTAGGACTCTCTAAGTGCCGCTTTAAACCCCTCTTGGAGGATGGAAAAGCTGTCGAGAAATGGCTTCCGATTCAATACGTCTGGAAACCATAAAGAAGACCAAGTGTCCGCTTCGGGTCGATTCCGGTCGGTCGTGATCGTCCGTTACTTTTCCAGACTGACACAGTGCTATGCTGAGCCGAACGGCCGGGTTCGGCAACAAGCAGACTCTAACGCTGTCTTCCTTGGAGAACTATGTACCCGCTAGCAGCGATTTTCAGCGCAGCTCTTACATCAATCGCAATCGCCATTGCGTTGTCGCTGAGTCCTAATCTCTACTCGTTCTCAGGGATAGTCGTACCGATTTTTGCCGCAGTAGGGGGCACGAGTTTAGTTTTGGGCTTTGTTCTAGGGCGAGCCCTGCTACTTCCCTCGATAGTCGCAGAATGCCTTGTCCTGATCATAGGTTGGCTATCAACGCTGCTTTACGCAACACAGGCGTATTTGCAAAGCTCCGTCCTCGCCCTTGCTGCAGGATTCGCGAAAGTCAGCGTCGGTTATCTGACCGGATCTCGCCTTCGATCCAGTCTCAACTCCATTAAGCGACATCAGGTGAAATGACAGCTTTGGGTCGGATCCGGTCCTTCATGACCGTCCGCGATCTTACAACCCTGGCGACCTACTAAGCTGGGCTTAAAGGCCCATCCGCCAGAATCGGTCGGCTCCACAGGAGAGCTAGTGGCAGCCTTGATTATTAGCCAACACCTACGGCTACCGGCGAAGGC
Above is a genomic segment from Massilia sp. H6 containing:
- a CDS encoding IS30 family transposase, which gives rise to MKRKPRIYYSDNQKALMWERWRQGDALQKIAQLFDRNHSSVMRILAETGGICPAQRCRSRLALTAAEREEISRSVVAGCSIRSIAASLGRSPSTVSREMKRNGGLEGYRANQADQRAWDRARRPKPCKLVVNRALADIVAGKLQLHWSPEQIAGWLKQVYPSDEDCQVSHETIYRSLYIQARGALKKELLEHLRRSRNMRRSRHHTQKTDNHGRIVDTVSISERPAAVEDRALPGHWEGDLLFGSHNSQIATLVERQTRYVMLVKVAGKDTASVIDALISNARKLPQELYKSLTWDRGKEMADHKRFTLDTHIQVYFCDPHHPWQRGSNENTNGLLRQYFPKGLDLSAYPQEKLDEVARQLNERPRKTLNYETPAQRFHECVASTG
- a CDS encoding energy transducer TonB, whose amino-acid sequence is MKGNRVINIAYSAVKVLILASVGSVFAPINAGASDKSTPVETTAEAAGNVRKICDRPEYPEHELKQNHQGVTGLRFLVGTDGYVKRAVIHKSSGYPALDEAALVGLSKCRFKPLLEDGKAVEKWLPIQYVWKP